Proteins from one uncultured Cohaesibacter sp. genomic window:
- a CDS encoding DUF2125 domain-containing protein: MPQQPPEQTNQIKQKKGAKRLLWGGAIILVLIAAGWSGFWYYGYTTTQALVDRFVAREVNGQKILTCQDQALGGYPVRLALDCSSYAVVDPASGWQVTGGPLQVYWQIHEPGQASIKTHAPMHIEQPAFGQSYDITGSLIQSSVLLTPPNGIRAVSFKAEDATLAANNAALGQPVGTIKADSLEFNASPRQQATGDLDLTFKASELSIDRIPVLNGEMTFTAKDGLHALMQDRRDPAGLWLRQSGKIENIDGWLEIGQKTLKLKGDITFNQAGLANGTLKLRILNPNLETAKVKSTLSAERDGFNGPLTGLQLMGKPVRDGDLVGSEVKITLVNGAIKAGFLPLGTLPALR; the protein is encoded by the coding sequence ATGCCTCAACAGCCACCTGAGCAAACCAACCAGATCAAACAAAAAAAAGGCGCCAAACGCCTCCTATGGGGTGGCGCCATCATTCTTGTCCTGATCGCTGCAGGATGGTCAGGTTTCTGGTATTATGGCTATACGACGACCCAGGCGTTGGTGGATCGCTTTGTTGCGCGTGAGGTGAACGGGCAGAAAATTCTTACCTGTCAAGACCAGGCTCTGGGGGGCTACCCGGTGCGGCTGGCTCTTGATTGTTCGTCCTACGCAGTTGTCGATCCCGCGTCCGGATGGCAGGTCACCGGCGGCCCCTTGCAAGTCTACTGGCAAATTCATGAGCCAGGTCAGGCCAGTATCAAGACCCACGCCCCCATGCATATCGAGCAGCCAGCCTTTGGCCAGAGCTACGACATTACGGGCAGCCTGATCCAGAGTTCGGTTTTGCTCACACCGCCCAATGGCATACGTGCCGTGTCCTTCAAAGCGGAGGACGCCACGCTGGCCGCCAACAATGCAGCCCTTGGCCAACCCGTTGGCACCATCAAGGCTGACAGCCTTGAGTTCAATGCCAGCCCACGACAGCAGGCAACCGGCGATCTGGATCTCACTTTCAAGGCAAGCGAGCTTTCCATCGACCGTATCCCTGTTCTCAATGGCGAAATGACGTTCACCGCCAAGGACGGTCTGCACGCATTGATGCAGGATCGGCGTGATCCAGCCGGATTATGGCTGCGCCAGTCAGGCAAAATCGAGAATATCGATGGCTGGCTGGAGATTGGCCAGAAGACTCTGAAACTGAAGGGTGACATCACCTTCAATCAGGCAGGTCTTGCCAATGGCACCCTCAAGCTGCGCATCCTCAACCCCAACCTTGAGACCGCCAAGGTCAAGTCTACCCTCTCAGCCGAGCGCGACGGCTTCAACGGCCCGCTCACCGGCCTGCAATTGATGGGAAAACCGGTGCGGGATGGTGATCTGGTGGGATCTGAAGTCAAGATCACGCTAGTCAATGGCGCAATAAAGGCAGGGTTCCTGCCTTTGGGAACCCTGCCTGCTTTACGATAG
- a CDS encoding prephenate/arogenate dehydrogenase family protein — MTDFLFKRMTLIGIGLLGSSISLAARQKGLVEHIAVHTRSDATLARAEELGLGDSYHKDVAESVKDADFVVVCTPVGVCGSVAEMIAPNLKEGAIVTDVGSVKMSIIRQMQPHLPAHVHFVPGHPIAGTEESGPDAGFAELFINRWCILTPPEGTDEGAIEKVKTFWSTVGSNVELMDAHHHDNVLAITSHLPHLIAYNIVGTASDLEMVTNSEVIKYSAGGFRDFTRIAASDPTMWRDVFLHNKEAALEMLGRFTEDLTALQRAIRWGDGDALFDLFSRTRSIRRSIIDAGQEIAASDFGRHLKEGETHAPTLSSDDHEYTGS, encoded by the coding sequence ATGACAGACTTTCTTTTCAAGCGCATGACCCTGATCGGTATCGGTCTTCTGGGGTCTTCCATTTCTTTGGCCGCCCGTCAGAAAGGGCTGGTCGAGCATATCGCGGTGCATACGCGGTCAGACGCCACGCTGGCACGTGCTGAAGAATTGGGCTTGGGAGACAGCTATCACAAGGATGTGGCTGAAAGCGTCAAGGATGCCGATTTCGTCGTGGTCTGTACGCCAGTCGGCGTTTGTGGCTCCGTGGCAGAGATGATTGCGCCCAACCTGAAAGAAGGCGCCATCGTAACGGACGTCGGTTCGGTCAAGATGTCGATCATTCGCCAGATGCAGCCACATCTGCCTGCCCATGTCCATTTCGTGCCTGGACACCCGATTGCGGGTACCGAGGAATCTGGTCCGGATGCTGGCTTTGCCGAGTTGTTCATCAATCGCTGGTGCATTCTGACGCCGCCCGAAGGCACAGATGAGGGAGCCATCGAGAAGGTCAAGACCTTCTGGTCAACGGTCGGCTCCAATGTGGAGCTGATGGATGCGCATCATCATGACAATGTGTTGGCCATCACGTCCCACCTGCCGCATCTGATTGCCTATAACATCGTGGGTACTGCGTCGGATCTGGAAATGGTGACCAATTCCGAAGTCATCAAATATTCTGCCGGTGGTTTCCGCGACTTTACCCGTATTGCAGCATCCGATCCGACCATGTGGCGGGATGTCTTTTTGCATAACAAGGAAGCCGCTCTGGAGATGCTGGGGCGCTTTACCGAAGATTTGACGGCTTTGCAGCGTGCCATTCGCTGGGGCGACGGAGATGCGCTGTTCGACCTCTTCTCGCGCACGCGTTCCATTCGCCGCAGCATTATCGATGCCGGTCAGGAAATCGCCGCTTCGGACTTTGGCCGTCATCTCAAAGAGGGCGAGACCCATGCGCCGACCCTGAGCAGCGACGATCACGAATATACCGGCAGCTGA
- the hisC gene encoding histidinol-phosphate transaminase, which yields MSSSGQPQRPQPREGLLDIPLYVPGKAEIDGAAPIHKLSSNESPFGASSKAMDAFRQMTGNLELYPDGGSVVLREVIGEVHGLHPDRILCGAGSDEVLSLLCYTFLERGDEAIYSQYGFAVYPIAIQAAGGVPVVAEEQDLTTDVDAILAAVTDKTKMVFLANPNNPTGTYIPVSEVRRLHAGLPKHVVLVLDAAYSEYVSENDYEAGIELAATTENVVMSRTFSKVYGLASLRLGWCYGPQAIIDAMNRIRPPFNISGAAQAAGVAALRDQDFIRKAVVHNKEWLPKTSAALEALGLKVTPSVGNFILIHFPDAPGKSAAEADAFLQTKGCVLRQVGGYGLPNALRMTIGTAEACEAVIGHLAEFLKG from the coding sequence ATGTCCTCTTCCGGACAGCCCCAACGGCCTCAGCCGCGTGAAGGGCTTCTCGATATCCCGCTTTATGTTCCCGGCAAGGCCGAGATTGATGGGGCGGCGCCCATTCACAAACTGTCCTCCAACGAATCTCCTTTCGGTGCAAGCTCCAAGGCAATGGATGCCTTCCGTCAGATGACGGGCAATCTGGAGCTTTATCCAGATGGCGGCAGTGTTGTTCTGCGCGAGGTGATCGGCGAGGTGCATGGCCTTCATCCTGATCGTATTCTGTGTGGTGCTGGCTCTGACGAAGTACTCAGCCTGTTGTGCTACACCTTCCTTGAGCGTGGTGACGAAGCGATCTACAGCCAATATGGTTTTGCGGTGTATCCCATTGCCATTCAGGCCGCGGGCGGTGTTCCGGTCGTTGCCGAGGAGCAGGATCTGACGACCGATGTGGATGCCATTCTTGCTGCTGTTACCGACAAGACCAAGATGGTTTTTCTGGCCAACCCGAACAATCCGACCGGCACCTATATTCCTGTGTCCGAAGTGCGCCGCTTGCATGCCGGTTTGCCAAAGCATGTGGTTTTGGTTCTGGATGCGGCCTACTCGGAATATGTGTCCGAAAATGATTATGAAGCTGGCATCGAGCTGGCAGCGACAACAGAGAATGTGGTGATGTCGCGCACCTTCTCGAAGGTTTATGGTCTTGCTTCCCTGCGCCTTGGCTGGTGCTATGGGCCGCAGGCCATCATTGATGCCATGAACCGTATTCGCCCGCCGTTCAACATTTCCGGTGCGGCACAAGCTGCCGGTGTTGCCGCCCTGCGTGATCAGGATTTCATCCGCAAGGCCGTGGTGCATAACAAGGAATGGCTGCCAAAGACCTCCGCGGCGCTGGAAGCACTGGGACTGAAAGTGACCCCGAGTGTGGGCAACTTCATTCTCATTCATTTTCCGGATGCACCGGGCAAAAGTGCAGCAGAAGCAGACGCTTTTTTGCAGACCAAGGGCTGCGTGCTGCGACAGGTTGGAGGATATGGTTTGCCAAACGCTCTGCGTATGACCATTGGCACCGCAGAAGCGTGTGAGGCCGTGATCGGCCATTTGGCGGAATTCCTCAAAGGGTAA
- a CDS encoding chorismate mutase, which produces MTDSKESGPQKDEPTLDELRQRIDSIDESIHRHLIERSEIVQALIAVKRTHKPGAAFRPGREMDMMRRLVGRHRGILPITTVEHLWREIIATFTHMQAPYDVIVEPGVELRDVARFYFGFTVGFKEAADSADVIKQVRAGDGAALGLVANQSEAQSAWWVPLSKDGVQIIGRLPVIKQAGRPVDLDTFVLSMPLMDTTVPDMRLVALCAPHEEGVQDAVSRIGGQLISCVMEEGHCECLVAVPFSVADVEVEGLTRSPSNPMVIRGVVGGYWTPIALSAAE; this is translated from the coding sequence ATGACGGATAGCAAAGAGAGCGGCCCGCAAAAGGACGAGCCGACACTGGATGAGCTGCGGCAGAGAATTGACAGCATCGACGAATCCATTCACCGGCATTTGATCGAGCGCAGTGAAATCGTTCAGGCCCTGATTGCGGTGAAGCGCACACACAAGCCCGGCGCGGCCTTCCGGCCCGGACGCGAGATGGACATGATGCGCCGCCTTGTCGGGCGGCATCGGGGTATCCTGCCGATTACGACCGTGGAGCATCTCTGGCGCGAAATCATCGCCACTTTTACCCATATGCAGGCCCCTTACGACGTGATTGTCGAGCCGGGCGTTGAACTGCGTGATGTCGCCCGCTTCTATTTCGGATTTACGGTTGGCTTTAAGGAAGCTGCCGACAGCGCTGACGTGATCAAACAGGTGCGTGCGGGCGACGGGGCTGCTCTCGGGCTGGTCGCCAACCAGAGTGAAGCTCAGAGTGCTTGGTGGGTTCCGCTTTCCAAGGATGGCGTGCAGATCATCGGTCGCTTGCCGGTGATCAAACAGGCGGGGCGCCCGGTGGATCTGGATACCTTCGTGCTGTCCATGCCATTGATGGATACGACCGTACCTGACATGCGTCTGGTCGCCCTTTGTGCTCCGCATGAAGAAGGGGTGCAGGACGCTGTCAGCCGCATCGGCGGACAATTGATTTCCTGTGTCATGGAAGAGGGGCATTGTGAATGCCTTGTTGCCGTGCCTTTCTCGGTGGCTGATGTGGAAGTGGAAGGTCTGACACGCTCGCCCAGCAATCCGATGGTGATCCGCGGGGTTGTTGGTGGCTATTGGACGCCAATTGCGCTCTCTGCTGCCGAATAG
- a CDS encoding homoserine O-acetyltransferase yields MNSPTDSNNPEAGVKSREERAHHEALSPSSRSVTFGPDTPLKLDAGGELSPFTIAYETYGSLNEDHSNAILVFHALTGDQYAASPSPVTGKPGWWSTMIGPGKPIDTERYFVICSNVLGGCSGSTGPASINPATGKPYGLDLPVITVPDMVRAQTMLVDYLGIDKLFSVIGGSMGGMQAMQWAAAYPERVNSAILIATASHHSSQNIAFYEVGRQAVMADLDWHSGRYYDYDVTPKKGLAVARMAAHVTYMSEQSLQNKFGRNLQNSTEKGFSFDAEFEIESYLHHQGMTFVDRFDANSYLYVTRAMDYFDLAASYDGQLAKAFMGTKARFCVVSFTSDWHFPTSASRTIVHALNAAGASVSFVEIDSDKGHDAFLLEEPEFFDAINGFLHAADRNNDQPGNHDDTEERS; encoded by the coding sequence ATGAACAGTCCGACCGACAGCAACAATCCGGAAGCCGGAGTGAAAAGTCGGGAAGAGCGCGCCCATCACGAGGCGCTGTCTCCATCCAGCCGGAGTGTCACCTTCGGCCCGGACACCCCGCTCAAGCTGGATGCTGGCGGAGAACTCTCTCCCTTCACCATCGCCTATGAAACCTATGGCAGCCTGAACGAAGACCACTCCAACGCTATCCTCGTTTTTCACGCCCTGACCGGTGACCAATATGCCGCCTCCCCCTCGCCGGTAACAGGCAAGCCGGGCTGGTGGTCCACCATGATCGGACCGGGCAAGCCCATTGATACCGAACGCTATTTCGTTATCTGCTCAAACGTTCTGGGCGGCTGTTCAGGCTCTACAGGCCCGGCTTCCATCAATCCGGCCACCGGCAAGCCCTATGGCCTTGATCTGCCGGTGATTACCGTGCCGGATATGGTGCGCGCCCAGACGATGCTGGTGGACTATCTGGGTATCGACAAACTCTTCAGTGTGATTGGTGGCTCCATGGGCGGCATGCAGGCCATGCAATGGGCGGCCGCTTACCCCGAACGGGTCAACTCGGCGATCCTGATCGCCACCGCTTCGCACCATTCGTCGCAAAATATTGCCTTTTACGAGGTTGGCCGCCAAGCCGTGATGGCCGATCTGGACTGGCATAGCGGGCGCTACTATGACTATGACGTCACGCCGAAAAAGGGGCTCGCCGTAGCGCGGATGGCAGCCCATGTGACCTACATGTCCGAGCAGTCACTGCAGAATAAATTTGGCCGCAATCTGCAAAATAGTACGGAAAAAGGCTTTTCCTTTGATGCCGAGTTTGAAATCGAAAGCTATCTGCATCATCAGGGCATGACCTTCGTGGATCGCTTCGACGCCAATTCCTATCTCTATGTGACGCGGGCGATGGATTATTTCGATCTGGCCGCAAGCTATGATGGACAACTGGCCAAAGCCTTCATGGGAACCAAGGCGCGCTTTTGCGTTGTCTCCTTCACCTCGGACTGGCATTTTCCAACTTCGGCCAGCCGCACCATCGTGCATGCGCTCAATGCGGCAGGCGCTTCGGTCAGCTTTGTCGAGATTGACAGCGACAAGGGCCATGACGCCTTTTTGCTCGAAGAGCCAGAATTCTTCGATGCCATCAACGGCTTCCTGCATGCTGCCGATCGCAACAATGACCAGCCCGGCAACCACGATGATACGGAGGAGCGCTCATGA
- the metW gene encoding methionine biosynthesis protein MetW: protein MSKPDKKALIVGGRADNTRIDFELVADMIEPNTKILDVGSDDGALLELLRDSRNVEGRGIELSQKGVNKCVARGLSVIQGDADEDLIYYPDDSFDYVILSQTIQATRNPKLVLEHLLRIGRKAIVSFPNFGHWRVRSDLLFRGTMPVNDYLPYSWYDTPNIHFCTVRDFVNLCRETNAEIEKAHGIRGDGERISFSAPWWFWNLFAEQAIFLLSRKH from the coding sequence ATGAGCAAGCCCGACAAGAAGGCTCTCATCGTCGGCGGACGCGCAGACAACACCCGCATCGACTTCGAGCTGGTGGCAGACATGATCGAACCCAACACCAAGATTCTTGATGTGGGCAGCGACGATGGCGCCCTGCTGGAATTGCTGCGTGACAGTCGCAATGTGGAAGGACGCGGCATCGAGCTGTCCCAGAAGGGGGTCAACAAATGCGTTGCCCGTGGCTTGTCGGTCATTCAGGGCGATGCGGATGAAGATCTGATCTATTATCCCGATGACAGCTTTGATTATGTCATCCTCAGCCAGACGATTCAGGCCACCCGCAATCCAAAGCTGGTGCTGGAGCATTTGCTGCGCATCGGGCGCAAGGCGATTGTCTCCTTCCCCAATTTCGGCCATTGGCGCGTGCGTTCGGATCTTCTCTTCCGTGGCACGATGCCGGTCAATGATTACCTCCCCTATAGCTGGTATGACACGCCGAACATCCATTTCTGCACGGTGCGGGATTTCGTCAATCTGTGTCGGGAAACCAATGCGGAAATCGAGAAAGCCCACGGCATTCGGGGCGATGGCGAACGCATTTCCTTTTCCGCCCCCTGGTGGTTCTGGAACCTGTTTGCCGAACAGGCCATTTTCCTCCTAAGCCGCAAGCACTAG
- a CDS encoding class I SAM-dependent methyltransferase, with protein MFLDVLDLRNFYTQPLGRVTAHHVNQRIQTLWPNLKGLSVLGMGYAPPYIRGMRDNAERALAFMPSQQGAVYWPSDGASSTALVDSNDLPLADASLDRVVLVHMLELVDNPAEHLREIWRVLTPGGRLMIVVPNRRGVWARVEHSPFAYGRPFSKRQLRHLLRDTMFTPTRWNDGLYFAPFKRQRFLGSAHLWERIGAQCWPAFSGVLIVEATKLLAQGLVSTEASKVKTSFRPVFLPVPNLPAAGGHFPAYNPFANAEDWPKGESD; from the coding sequence ATGTTTCTTGATGTTCTGGATTTGAGAAATTTCTATACCCAGCCGTTGGGACGTGTGACTGCGCATCATGTCAATCAGCGCATCCAGACTCTCTGGCCCAACCTCAAGGGCCTGAGCGTTTTGGGGATGGGCTACGCTCCCCCCTATATTCGCGGTATGCGTGATAACGCCGAACGGGCCCTGGCTTTCATGCCCTCGCAGCAGGGCGCCGTTTATTGGCCTTCCGATGGCGCTTCTTCAACCGCACTTGTCGACAGCAATGATTTGCCTTTGGCCGATGCCAGTCTCGATCGGGTCGTGCTGGTGCATATGTTGGAACTGGTTGACAATCCGGCTGAGCATTTGCGCGAAATCTGGCGGGTTCTGACACCGGGCGGGCGCTTGATGATCGTGGTGCCCAATAGACGCGGCGTCTGGGCGCGGGTGGAGCATTCTCCCTTTGCCTATGGGCGGCCCTTTTCCAAAAGACAGCTAAGACACCTCTTGCGCGATACCATGTTTACGCCGACGCGCTGGAATGACGGACTTTATTTCGCCCCCTTCAAGAGGCAGCGCTTTCTAGGCTCGGCCCATCTGTGGGAGCGGATCGGGGCGCAATGCTGGCCCGCTTTTTCCGGCGTTCTGATAGTGGAGGCAACCAAGTTGTTGGCGCAAGGGCTGGTGAGCACGGAAGCCAGCAAGGTTAAGACCAGCTTCCGGCCTGTGTTCCTGCCGGTTCCCAACCTGCCTGCAGCGGGTGGGCATTTTCCAGCCTACAATCCCTTTGCCAATGCTGAAGATTGGCCGAAGGGGGAGAGCGACTAG
- the gloB gene encoding hydroxyacylglutathione hydrolase codes for MANQPLETKLIPCRSDNYAVLVHDKEANLTFLVDVPEAPAIRQALKETGWSLSHILITHHHYDHVEGLAAIKAETGAKVYGPADSASKIGSIDEPLSDGDSFAFGDQKVYVLGTPGHTLDHICYWLPNAELAFTGDTLFAMGCGRVFEGSLKDMWFSVDKLAKLPPETTFFCGHEYTEANGNFCLTIEPENELLLQRVEEVKNLRAQGLPTVPSTILDELTTNSFLRANNSDVKASLGMTDAEDWEVFAEIRTRKDNA; via the coding sequence ATGGCCAATCAGCCCCTTGAAACAAAACTCATTCCCTGCCGCTCGGACAATTATGCCGTGTTGGTCCATGACAAGGAGGCGAACCTCACATTTCTGGTGGATGTCCCCGAAGCACCGGCCATCCGACAAGCCTTGAAGGAAACGGGCTGGTCTCTGTCCCATATTCTGATTACCCATCATCATTATGATCATGTGGAAGGGCTTGCAGCCATCAAGGCGGAAACCGGAGCCAAGGTCTATGGCCCCGCCGACAGCGCCAGCAAGATAGGCAGCATTGACGAACCTCTCTCCGATGGCGATAGCTTCGCTTTTGGCGACCAGAAGGTCTATGTACTGGGAACACCGGGCCACACGCTGGACCATATCTGCTATTGGCTGCCCAACGCCGAACTGGCATTCACGGGCGACACGCTCTTTGCCATGGGCTGCGGTCGCGTGTTTGAAGGCTCCCTCAAGGACATGTGGTTTTCCGTTGACAAGCTGGCCAAACTGCCCCCAGAAACCACTTTCTTCTGCGGTCACGAATATACCGAGGCCAATGGCAATTTCTGCCTGACGATCGAACCGGAAAACGAGCTGCTCTTGCAGCGGGTAGAAGAGGTTAAGAACTTGCGAGCTCAAGGACTGCCAACCGTACCGTCCACTATTCTGGATGAACTGACCACCAACAGCTTCTTGCGTGCCAATAATTCAGACGTAAAGGCCTCTCTGGGCATGACCGATGCTGAGGATTGGGAAGTTTTTGCTGAAATTCGCACCCGCAAGGACAATGCCTGA
- a CDS encoding Lrp/AsnC family transcriptional regulator, with protein MRRSLDDLDRKLIRLLQADARLSTSEIGRKLDVARSTVHERIERLKREGVIDGFTVLLNSDPMEALNRAIVFVEIDPKLQGPIVQKLEGYPEISSCFTVNGAFDLSLIVEMPQLEDLDVLLDEIGEIQGVVRTMTNIILAKKFDRRHTLINETAKKLFGNEPF; from the coding sequence ATGCGGCGTTCGCTAGATGATCTGGACAGAAAACTCATCCGGTTGTTGCAGGCAGATGCGCGTCTTTCGACCTCTGAAATCGGTCGCAAGCTGGATGTGGCGCGCTCCACGGTGCATGAGCGCATAGAGCGGCTGAAGCGGGAAGGCGTGATTGACGGCTTTACCGTGTTGCTCAACAGCGATCCCATGGAGGCGCTCAATCGGGCGATTGTCTTTGTCGAGATCGACCCCAAATTGCAGGGGCCTATCGTGCAGAAGCTTGAAGGCTATCCCGAAATTTCCTCCTGCTTCACGGTGAACGGGGCGTTCGATCTGTCCCTGATCGTGGAAATGCCGCAGCTTGAAGATCTGGATGTGCTGCTTGATGAGATCGGCGAGATTCAAGGTGTTGTGCGCACGATGACCAACATCATTCTTGCCAAGAAATTCGATCGCCGCCATACGTTGATCAATGAAACTGCCAAGAAACTGTTCGGCAATGAACCCTTCTAG
- a CDS encoding aldehyde dehydrogenase family protein yields MSSSLASEAKTLLDAMGVDAAKLGGSISVSSPIDGSTIATVAEQSADDMNKAVEAAHAAFLEWRTVPAPVRGELVRLLGVELRKHKEALGKLVSIEAGKILSEGLGEVQEMIDICDFAVGQSRQLYGKTIASERPGHRMMETWHPMGVCGVISAFNFPVAVWSWNTCLALVCGDSVIWKPSEKTPLTALACDAILKSVIESFDQAPAALAQVVIGGPAVGEALVDNPLVPIISATGSTRMGKAVGPRVAARFGRSILELGGNNAMIVAPSADLDMAVRAICFSAVGTAGQRCTSLRRLIVHESVVDKLVPQLKKAYGSLPVGTPLDGGTLVGPLIDEAAFSMMQDSLAKAKEQGGTVTGGERVTVEECEDGFYVRPAIAEMPAQSDVVKTETFAPILYVMTYKDFDDALKLHNEVPQGLSSCIFTQDMRETELFMSAAGSDCGICNVNIGPSGAEIGGAFGGEKETGGGRESGSDAWKGYMRRATNTINYSTELPLAQGVSFDV; encoded by the coding sequence ATGAGTTCATCCCTCGCTTCTGAAGCAAAAACCCTGCTCGACGCCATGGGCGTTGACGCCGCCAAACTTGGCGGATCCATTTCCGTTTCCAGCCCGATTGACGGCTCAACCATCGCAACGGTCGCAGAGCAGTCCGCTGACGACATGAACAAGGCCGTAGAGGCCGCCCATGCTGCCTTCCTTGAATGGCGCACCGTGCCTGCGCCTGTCCGCGGCGAACTGGTTCGCCTACTGGGCGTTGAACTGCGCAAACACAAGGAAGCACTGGGCAAACTTGTGTCCATCGAAGCTGGAAAGATCCTGTCTGAAGGCCTTGGCGAAGTGCAGGAAATGATCGACATTTGCGATTTCGCGGTTGGTCAGTCCCGCCAGCTTTATGGCAAAACCATCGCGTCTGAACGCCCTGGCCATCGCATGATGGAAACATGGCACCCAATGGGCGTTTGCGGTGTGATCTCTGCCTTCAACTTTCCTGTTGCGGTCTGGTCATGGAACACCTGCCTCGCTCTTGTCTGTGGCGACAGCGTCATCTGGAAGCCATCGGAAAAGACCCCACTCACCGCGCTTGCCTGTGACGCAATCCTCAAAAGCGTGATCGAGTCCTTTGATCAGGCTCCAGCCGCGCTGGCTCAGGTTGTCATTGGCGGGCCGGCTGTTGGCGAAGCACTCGTGGACAATCCGCTTGTTCCAATCATTTCGGCCACCGGCTCCACCCGCATGGGCAAGGCTGTCGGCCCGCGTGTAGCAGCCCGCTTTGGCCGCTCTATTCTGGAATTGGGCGGCAACAATGCGATGATCGTGGCGCCAAGCGCCGATCTGGATATGGCCGTACGGGCCATCTGCTTCTCCGCAGTGGGCACCGCCGGTCAGCGCTGCACCTCCCTGCGCCGTCTCATCGTGCATGAGAGTGTCGTTGACAAGCTGGTGCCGCAACTTAAGAAAGCCTATGGCTCCCTGCCCGTCGGCACCCCGCTGGATGGCGGCACACTGGTTGGCCCGCTGATCGATGAAGCAGCCTTCTCCATGATGCAGGATTCCCTTGCCAAGGCCAAGGAACAGGGCGGCACCGTCACCGGTGGTGAACGTGTCACGGTCGAAGAATGCGAAGACGGCTTCTATGTGCGCCCCGCCATTGCGGAGATGCCAGCCCAGAGCGACGTGGTCAAAACGGAAACCTTCGCCCCGATCCTCTATGTCATGACCTACAAGGATTTCGACGACGCGCTCAAACTGCATAACGAAGTTCCGCAGGGCCTATCTTCTTGCATCTTCACGCAGGATATGCGCGAAACCGAACTGTTCATGAGTGCTGCCGGCTCTGACTGCGGTATCTGCAACGTCAATATCGGCCCGTCGGGCGCAGAAATCGGCGGCGCTTTTGGTGGTGAAAAGGAAACCGGCGGAGGCCGCGAATCCGGCTCTGATGCCTGGAAAGGCTATATGCGCCGTGCGACCAACACCATCAACTATTCCACCGAGTTGCCTCTGGCACAGGGTGTGTCCTTCGACGTCTGA
- a CDS encoding metal ABC transporter ATP-binding protein: MPHTDPLLVGTDITVKADGKTLLNNVSVSVCENEIVTIIGPNGGGKTTLLKSLLGLRSIASGSVKRKKNLNLGYVPQKLVIDRTLPLTVQRLMQLTGSYKRAQIEDALGETGVAHKIHDNIHSLSGGEMQRVLLARAIIRQPELMVLDEPVQGVDYLGEIALYQLIEAIRNKYKCGILLVSHDLHMVMRASNRVICLNTHVCCSGQPTDVEQSPDYQRLFGSRGLQTMAPYGHRHGHFHDIPPDPASLNDHDADGHSCADHHHCDHEGHNHAG; this comes from the coding sequence GTGCCCCATACCGACCCATTGCTCGTTGGAACAGACATCACAGTCAAAGCTGACGGCAAGACACTGCTGAATAACGTTTCCGTTTCGGTTTGTGAAAATGAAATCGTGACCATTATCGGCCCCAACGGCGGCGGCAAGACTACCTTGCTGAAATCCCTCCTTGGCCTCAGGTCGATTGCGTCCGGGAGCGTCAAACGCAAGAAAAATCTCAATCTGGGCTATGTGCCCCAAAAGCTCGTTATTGACCGCACGTTGCCGCTCACGGTGCAGCGCCTGATGCAGCTCACAGGCTCCTACAAGCGCGCTCAGATCGAGGATGCGCTGGGAGAAACAGGTGTTGCGCACAAGATCCACGACAATATCCACTCGCTTTCGGGCGGCGAGATGCAGCGTGTGCTGCTCGCTCGCGCCATTATCCGCCAGCCTGAACTGATGGTACTGGATGAGCCGGTACAGGGCGTCGACTATCTGGGCGAAATCGCCCTCTATCAGCTCATCGAAGCCATCCGCAACAAATATAAATGCGGTATTCTTCTGGTCTCCCACGACCTGCATATGGTGATGCGCGCATCCAACAGGGTCATTTGCCTCAACACCCATGTCTGCTGCTCCGGACAGCCGACCGATGTCGAACAAAGCCCAGACTATCAGCGCCTATTTGGCTCTCGCGGCTTGCAAACCATGGCTCCCTATGGCCATAGGCACGGCCATTTTCATGATATCCCGCCCGATCCGGCCTCCCTTAACGACCATGATGCTGATGGGCATTCATGCGCGGACCATCACCATTGCGATCACGAGGGACATAACCATGCTGGATGA